From the genome of Candidatus Atribacteria bacterium ADurb.Bin276:
TGACTTGATTGGGCTTCACCGCTAAAAAAATGAGGTAAGGTTCCGACTTCACCTCATTTAAATCGGCTACATAAGATAAACCGAGCTCATTAGCTATCTGTATCGCCTTAGGTAATACTTTATCATAAAGGCAGAAATCATACTTGTTATGCCATTTGTCAAGACAAAGTCCTCGTGTCAGAGCACTCCCCATATTACCACAACCTACCACTAAAATGGATTGTTTCACCTAATAGCTCCTTTCTCCAAATAGACAACGTCCTAACCGAAGATAGGTTGCACCTTCTTCAACCGCTATTGGATAATCATCACTCATTCCCATTGATAAAGCCAAAGTTGGAGAAATCCAACTATACTTTTTACTCTCTACTTCTTCCTTGATTTGATAAAGCTCACGAAAAACTCGACGAATTTCTTCAAGACTTCCTTGAGGCCCAATGGTCATTAACCCACTGACTCGAATATGTCGATAAAAGTGCAAAGATTCTAAAAAAGGGACGACATCTTGTTTCTCAAGCCCAGCTTGGATTTCTTTGCCAGTCAAATTCACCTGTACCATAACCGGATAACAATCCTCATTTGACATTTCCAAGCGTTTTTCTAAGGTTTGAAACTGATTTATCCGGTCTAAAGAATGAATATACTGAAAATATTCTACCACTTTTGGAATTTTGTTCCTCTGGAGCTGTCCAATAAAATGCCACTCTATTGGTTCTTTTCGAAAAGAAATTTTCTTTTGCTCGGCTTCTTGAATTCGATTTTCACCAAAACGATTCAATCCGCAGGAAAAAGCTTCTTGCATTTGATCGACACCAATCCCTTTGGTTACGGCAATGATTTTAATCTCATCGCTTTTTCTACCTGATTTTTGGCAGGAACGTAAAATATTTTCCTGTACAATTTCTAATCGTTTTTGAATGTATCTATTCATCATTTTCGATCCGGTTCCCCTTCATTTCCCTCACAACCTTCTCTCATGGTTATCAATTATTGACCAGGGGTATAAATCGCCTTCCCAGGGATGTCTTGGCCATTCGTCAAATTCTCGTCCCATTTTTTTCAATACCGTTTTCCATTGATTAAAAACCAAACCATTTTTTTGCTTCATCAGATTTGGTATCTCCTGAGCCAAGAAACGATCAGCTCGAGCCAAAAGGAGCTCTATCCAAGCAACCCGTAGACTTTCACCCGAAAAGCGAATTTTCATTTTTTTCAGCCCAGTCTCAAAAAGTTCTCTCTCTTTCTTCCAAGCTAAGAATGAAAGAGACTTCATATTCTCCAAATCGGTATGAGGTTTTGGAACTAAAAAACTGTAAGAAACTGATAATTGATGTTTTGAATTAATTTTACGACTTAATTTATGAATAAAATCCAAATCCTTTTCAGCAGAATGAAAAGCCTTCCCGATCATAAAATAGAGCTTCACTTTCGGTATTCCCGACTGGAAAATATTTTGGATGAGATCCGTCCACTCCTCGTCATCCAGACCTTTCCCAAAATATTGGCGAGTCTCGGCATCTCCGCTTTCTGGCGCCAGGGTAAGGGTTTTTATTCCACATTTTACCAAATAAGAAAGATATTCCCTACGACGAGAGAGAGTAACCGCAGAGAGAGAGGAAAAATTTACTGTGAAGGCGTTTTTTATTGCATATTTTATGATATCCTCCCATTGGGGATGGGAAAGCACATCCGACCCGATAATTCCCAGATGTGAAGTAAATTTTTCTAAATTATCGATCATCTTCATAACCATTTCAATTGGTCGCTGACGCAGAGGGCGATAGATAGCCCCGCCAGCACAAAAACGACAGCGATAACTGCACCCCCGGTTGATTTCCATCAATCCCATATTTTTAAAAAATGATTGAGAAGTATAAATGTGAGAAAAGACCTCAAAGCGGCTTACATCAACCCTTTGTTTTTGAATCCGCTCTGGAACACCACCGACTTTTTCAAAGCCTTTAAAAATTGAGCCCTTAACCATGGGAAAATAAAACCGCGGAACATAGACACCGGGGAAACGGCTTAAATAAAAAAGGGTTTCTTGGCGGCTTAAGTCGAGGTCTTGTGTTTCTTCCCAAGCAGTCAATAAATCGGGAAGGCTCTCTTCACTTTCACCAATAAAAACGATATCAGCAAAAGGTGCAATAATCTCCGGATTCAAGGAAGCCAGCGGACCACCCACTAAGACCAAAGGTTGGTTTTCTGCCCGCTTATTAGCATAAACCTCCAACCCTGAATCCATAAACAACTGAACTAATGAGAAAATTTCAATTTCAAAACCAAGAGTCAACCCAACAATGTCAGCTTCAGCTAC
Proteins encoded in this window:
- a CDS encoding hypothetical protein (Alanine racemase, N-terminal domain), whose translation is MMNRYIQKRLEIVQENILRSCQKSGRKSDEIKIIAVTKGIGVDQMQEAFSCGLNRFGENRIQEAEQKKISFRKEPIEWHFIGQLQRNKIPKVVEYFQYIHSLDRINQFQTLEKRLEMSNEDCYPVMVQVNLTGKEIQAGLEKQDVVPFLESLHFYRHIRVSGLMTIGPQGSLEEIRRVFRELYQIKEEVESKKYSWISPTLALSMGMSDDYPIAVEEGATYLRLGRCLFGERSY
- a CDS encoding Radical SAM superfamily protein, whose protein sequence is MILNITHLKNLERGLSLNNKMGKYLFVGCFPGPYEMGMANLGYQSVLKTVFDSPQWRVERLFTDTGIRTFEKSIPVAEADIVGLTLGFEIEIFSLVQLFMDSGLEVYANKRAENQPLVLVGGPLASLNPEIIAPFADIVFIGESEESLPDLLTAWEETQDLDLSRQETLFYLSRFPGVYVPRFYFPMVKGSIFKGFEKVGGVPERIQKQRVDVSRFEVFSHIYTSQSFFKNMGLMEINRGCSYRCRFCAGGAIYRPLRQRPIEMVMKMIDNLEKFTSHLGIIGSDVLSHPQWEDIIKYAIKNAFTVNFSSLSAVTLSRRREYLSYLVKCGIKTLTLAPESGDAETRQYFGKGLDDEEWTDLIQNIFQSGIPKVKLYFMIGKAFHSAEKDLDFIHKLSRKINSKHQLSVSYSFLVPKPHTDLENMKSLSFLAWKKERELFETGLKKMKIRFSGESLRVAWIELLLARADRFLAQEIPNLMKQKNGLVFNQWKTVLKKMGREFDEWPRHPWEGDLYPWSIIDNHERRL